From Pseudoalteromonas sp. R3, one genomic window encodes:
- a CDS encoding formyltransferase family protein: MNKVIFVGEGNSLKAQLIIELTHQSLKSDYQLMFFSSCSEGCAVAAANNLDIEYHVTGKAICPSEVKSFTADCDDYILVLLGWPYIIKSREINALDGKLINCHGSYLPDYKGSRAYMHYWANIEEYYGITIHYVSEQVDAGNILAQNKLKLFPEETPKILHYRMCELIANELPKSLEMVFLGDKGRPQTGSGRYFLKQDKELFQKIREHNEKNPSDKVLTPYR, translated from the coding sequence ATGAATAAGGTTATATTCGTCGGTGAAGGTAACTCCCTTAAAGCACAGCTTATTATTGAGCTAACCCATCAAAGCTTGAAAAGTGATTACCAACTGATGTTTTTCTCTTCGTGCTCCGAAGGCTGCGCTGTCGCCGCGGCAAATAACTTGGATATCGAATACCATGTTACTGGAAAAGCAATTTGCCCATCGGAAGTTAAATCTTTCACTGCTGATTGTGATGATTATATCTTGGTGCTTCTAGGGTGGCCTTACATAATAAAGTCTAGAGAAATAAATGCGCTAGATGGAAAGTTAATAAATTGTCACGGTTCCTACTTGCCTGACTATAAGGGATCAAGAGCTTATATGCATTATTGGGCAAATATTGAAGAGTATTATGGTATTACGATTCATTATGTTAGTGAACAAGTCGATGCTGGCAATATCTTGGCACAAAATAAGCTTAAGCTCTTCCCTGAAGAAACACCAAAGATTTTGCACTACAGAATGTGTGAGCTAATAGCAAATGAGTTGCCTAAATCATTAGAAATGGTATTTCTCGGAGATAAAGGTAGGCCACAAACTGGCTCCGGGCGGTATTTCTTAAAACAAGATAAAGAGCTATTTCAAAAAATACGCGAACACAATGAAAAGAACCCTTCTGATAAAGTTCTTACACCATATAGATAA
- a CDS encoding ATP-grasp domain-containing protein — protein MSEKIMILGAGVYQVPLIKKAKELNFTTIVVSPNGNYPGLLIADECVFCDIKDEVEVLKHAKQHGISGIVTTGSDVGVPTIGYVAEHLGLSGIGYENAKACTNKVSMKRKLLDANVNTAKFAVIESKADMHQALESFTYPVMVKAPNLSGSRGITKVYSVDEAVSAYELATEISKSNEIIVEEFLEGEEVGAEVIIDRSGNAKVIIHDRINFSGKTDVPIGHAIPSQCSDIVKKNIEAELLKAVEALNITCTVSNSDIMVVGDQAYIIEIGGRMGATCIPENIASFYNVDMYELIINLCLGRDIDMSFSGSGKANVSRLLISDKAGVIESIDMPDISSKENVEAFQLDYDVSDSVRKFAVGPDRIGHIVVSGSSIADAGSELDSLLSDINIVIRG, from the coding sequence ATGAGTGAAAAAATAATGATCTTAGGAGCTGGTGTTTATCAGGTTCCTCTTATCAAAAAGGCAAAAGAGTTAAACTTTACTACCATAGTTGTATCTCCTAATGGTAACTATCCAGGGCTACTGATCGCGGACGAGTGTGTGTTTTGTGATATTAAGGATGAGGTCGAGGTATTAAAGCATGCAAAGCAACATGGTATATCAGGTATAGTTACGACGGGGAGCGATGTGGGCGTGCCTACCATTGGCTACGTTGCAGAGCACTTGGGGTTGAGTGGTATTGGCTATGAAAATGCCAAGGCGTGTACGAACAAAGTAAGTATGAAGCGAAAGCTACTGGATGCTAACGTCAACACAGCCAAGTTTGCTGTTATAGAATCAAAAGCTGACATGCATCAAGCCTTAGAGTCCTTCACATACCCAGTTATGGTCAAAGCGCCAAACCTGTCTGGCAGTCGGGGTATTACTAAAGTATACAGCGTCGATGAGGCGGTGAGTGCCTATGAATTGGCCACAGAAATCAGTAAAAGCAATGAAATTATTGTTGAAGAGTTTCTCGAAGGCGAAGAGGTGGGGGCTGAAGTCATCATCGATCGCAGTGGCAATGCGAAAGTCATTATTCACGATAGAATAAACTTCAGTGGGAAAACCGACGTGCCAATCGGTCATGCCATTCCATCGCAATGCAGTGATATTGTGAAAAAGAACATTGAAGCTGAGCTATTGAAGGCCGTTGAAGCTTTGAATATCACATGCACGGTTTCTAATTCTGATATTATGGTTGTTGGTGATCAGGCTTATATCATTGAAATTGGTGGAAGAATGGGGGCGACGTGTATACCAGAGAACATAGCTTCCTTTTACAATGTGGATATGTACGAGCTGATCATTAATTTGTGTTTAGGTAGAGATATAGACATGAGCTTCTCAGGTTCAGGGAAAGCAAATGTATCTAGACTATTAATTAGTGATAAGGCTGGCGTTATTGAAAGTATAGATATGCCTGATATTAGCTCAAAGGAAAACGTTGAGGCATTTCAACTCGACTACGATGTTTCTGATAGTGTGCGCAAGTTCGCGGTAGGTCCCGACAGAATAGGTCATATTGTTGTTAGTGGTTCCTCTATTGCGGATGCTGGATCAGAGCTCGATAGCTTACTTTCTGATATTAATATCGTTATTCGAGGCTAG
- a CDS encoding TDP-N-acetylfucosamine:lipid II N-acetylfucosaminyltransferase translates to MKHLHLMKSEKFVPAVIETINDAFPQGEHHFLVFEGSKDKNYPANVTQLSSRNLKQLIATVKHAQRADRVYFHGLFVHILVVLFSLMTGVLRKSVWILWGNDLYAYNERKLSIAKRCYEYFRSRLIKNISTIATSMDGEFALARQWYQTRARHYKGFTYPSVTVKPDSIAVTTNPSSSNAKVRILVGNSATAVNNHAEVLRRIKEQVTFDFEVICPLNYGDSAYGDEVESLGGKLFGDRFTALRKMLPLDEYNALLASIDVAIFDMNRQQAMGNIIQLLAMGKVVCMREGTSSYNHLTQLGIKIYSKEKVLSSPVLPNVEENVAIVRTEYSQAQLLKNLNGLFSDE, encoded by the coding sequence ATGAAACACCTTCATCTAATGAAGAGCGAAAAGTTTGTACCAGCAGTAATTGAAACGATTAATGATGCTTTTCCGCAAGGAGAGCATCATTTCTTGGTTTTTGAGGGGAGTAAGGATAAAAACTACCCAGCGAATGTTACTCAACTCAGCTCGAGAAACCTAAAACAACTCATCGCAACAGTAAAACATGCTCAAAGGGCCGATAGAGTTTATTTTCATGGTCTATTTGTGCATATTCTGGTTGTGCTGTTTTCACTTATGACAGGCGTGCTTAGAAAGTCTGTCTGGATACTGTGGGGAAATGACCTGTATGCTTATAACGAGAGGAAACTCTCTATTGCGAAAAGATGTTATGAGTATTTTCGTAGCAGGCTAATTAAAAACATCTCGACCATAGCCACGTCTATGGACGGAGAATTTGCACTAGCGAGACAGTGGTATCAAACTCGAGCCCGGCATTATAAGGGGTTTACCTATCCAAGTGTTACAGTTAAGCCTGATTCAATTGCTGTCACAACAAATCCTTCGTCAAGCAATGCAAAAGTTAGAATCTTAGTTGGAAATTCGGCTACCGCCGTTAATAACCATGCTGAGGTGTTGCGTCGCATCAAAGAGCAAGTAACGTTTGACTTTGAAGTTATCTGTCCTCTCAATTACGGAGATTCTGCCTATGGAGATGAGGTGGAGTCTTTGGGGGGAAAGTTATTTGGTGACAGGTTTACCGCATTAAGAAAAATGTTGCCCCTGGACGAATACAATGCACTTCTAGCTTCGATAGATGTTGCTATATTTGATATGAACAGACAGCAAGCGATGGGCAATATCATACAGCTACTTGCTATGGGTAAGGTCGTATGCATGCGCGAAGGCACTTCAAGCTACAACCACTTAACTCAACTTGGAATTAAAATATACTCTAAAGAAAAAGTTTTAAGCAGCCCAGTACTGCCCAATGTTGAAGAAAATGTCGCTATTGTTAGAACCGAATATAGCCAAGCACAGTTACTTAAAAATTTGAACGGTTTATTTTCTGATGAGTGA
- the rfbA gene encoding glucose-1-phosphate thymidylyltransferase RfbA: MIKRKGIILAGGTGSRLFPITHGISKQLLPVYDKPMIYYPLSVLMLAGIKEVLIITTPEDLESFKRLLGDGSCFGIELSYAVQPKPEGLAQAFIIGEEFIGNDPVCLVLGDNIFYGQGFTPKLHAAMSHQTGATVFGYQVKDPNRFGVVEFDKDRNVVSIEEKPSVAKSNFAVTGLYFYDSNVVEMAKKVKPSDRGELEITTLNQMYLEKGELNVELLGRGFAWLDTGTHDSLLEAAQFVETIEKRQGFKIACLEEIAFYNKWLSKEQIQGIAEKYGKNSYGDYLKEISNK, translated from the coding sequence ATGATTAAGCGTAAAGGTATAATATTGGCTGGCGGAACAGGCTCTCGTCTGTTTCCGATTACTCACGGTATTTCAAAGCAGCTGTTGCCTGTTTATGACAAGCCAATGATTTATTATCCACTCTCTGTGCTGATGCTTGCTGGGATCAAAGAAGTCTTGATCATTACCACACCAGAAGATCTAGAAAGCTTTAAGCGTCTTTTAGGTGACGGTAGTTGTTTCGGAATAGAACTGAGCTATGCCGTGCAACCTAAACCAGAAGGGCTTGCACAGGCTTTTATCATCGGGGAAGAGTTTATTGGCAATGACCCTGTATGCCTAGTGCTTGGCGACAACATTTTTTATGGCCAAGGTTTTACTCCAAAGTTGCATGCAGCGATGTCCCACCAGACAGGCGCTACAGTGTTTGGATATCAAGTGAAGGATCCTAACCGTTTTGGTGTTGTCGAATTTGATAAAGATCGTAATGTGGTGTCAATCGAAGAGAAACCGAGTGTAGCGAAGTCAAACTTCGCGGTCACCGGACTGTATTTCTATGACTCCAATGTTGTAGAGATGGCTAAAAAAGTTAAGCCTTCTGATCGAGGTGAGCTTGAGATAACGACGCTCAACCAAATGTACCTAGAGAAAGGTGAACTCAATGTTGAGCTGTTAGGGCGAGGGTTTGCATGGCTCGATACTGGTACGCATGACAGCCTGCTAGAGGCGGCTCAGTTTGTTGAAACAATCGAAAAACGCCAGGGGTTTAAGATTGCCTGTCTCGAGGAGATTGCATTTTACAATAAGTGGCTGAGCAAAGAACAGATACAGGGCATCGCAGAAAAGTATGGTAAGAACTCTTATGGAGATTATTTGAAGGAAATATCAAATAAATGA
- the rfbB gene encoding dTDP-glucose 4,6-dehydratase — translation MKIIVTGGAGFIGSAVIRHIIENTNDSVVNIDKLTYAGNLESLASVDTNERYQFEQVDICDRQALTRVFEETKPDAIMHLAAESHVDRSIDDSAEFIQTNLVGTFTLLEVARQYWNTLPAQEKSRFKFHHVSTDEVYGDLEGTEDLFTESTPYAPSSPYSASKAGSDHLVRAWGRTYGLPILLTNCSNNYGPYHFPEKLIPHVILNALHGKPLPVYGDGTQVRDWLYVEDHARALYTVLLNGIDGETYNIGGHNERKNIDVVKVICQLLEELAPKKPENVARYEDLITFVKDRPGHDVRYAIDASKIEKELGWAPLETFESGIRKTVEWYLNNTTWWQHVLDGSYQQSKGVEDK, via the coding sequence GTGAAGATTATTGTGACAGGTGGAGCCGGATTCATCGGTTCAGCGGTGATTAGACATATCATCGAAAACACAAATGACTCCGTTGTTAATATTGACAAGTTAACCTATGCTGGAAACCTTGAGTCACTGGCTTCTGTCGATACAAATGAACGCTATCAGTTTGAGCAAGTTGATATTTGTGACAGACAGGCGCTTACTCGTGTCTTCGAGGAGACTAAACCAGATGCTATCATGCACCTGGCTGCTGAGTCTCATGTAGATCGTTCAATCGACGATTCAGCGGAGTTTATACAGACCAATCTAGTCGGTACTTTCACCTTACTGGAAGTTGCCAGGCAATACTGGAACACTTTACCAGCACAAGAAAAATCAAGGTTTAAATTTCATCACGTCTCTACCGATGAAGTTTATGGTGATTTAGAAGGGACAGAGGACTTGTTTACAGAGTCGACTCCTTATGCACCTAGCAGTCCTTATTCTGCGAGTAAAGCTGGCTCAGACCACCTAGTTAGAGCTTGGGGAAGAACTTATGGTTTACCAATTTTGCTGACCAACTGTAGTAACAATTACGGACCATATCATTTCCCGGAAAAGTTGATCCCACATGTCATTTTAAATGCACTTCATGGTAAACCGTTACCTGTCTATGGCGATGGTACTCAAGTGCGTGACTGGCTCTATGTTGAAGATCATGCAAGAGCATTGTATACGGTTCTTCTCAATGGTATAGACGGCGAAACTTACAATATTGGCGGTCATAACGAAAGAAAGAACATAGATGTTGTTAAAGTGATCTGTCAGCTACTTGAGGAGCTGGCTCCCAAAAAGCCGGAAAATGTGGCAAGGTACGAAGATCTTATTACATTTGTTAAGGATCGCCCCGGTCACGATGTACGCTATGCAATAGATGCGAGTAAGATTGAGAAAGAGCTAGGGTGGGCCCCTCTCGAGACATTCGAATCAGGCATTCGTAAAACAGTAGAGTGGTATTTAAACAACACAACCTGGTGGCAGCATGTGCTTGACGGTAGTTATCAACAAAGCAAAGGTGTTGAAGATAAATGA
- the wecC gene encoding UDP-N-acetyl-D-mannosamine dehydrogenase, whose amino-acid sequence MSFETVSVIGLGYIGLPTAAMFASKRKKVIGVDINQKAVDTINRGEIHIVEPELDILVHASVTQGYFRASTTAEPADAFLIAVPTPFKAGGSVIPEPDLGYIEAAAKSIAPVLEKGNLVVLESTSPVGATEQLAAWLAELRPELTFPQSSGSDADIKIAYCPERVLPGHVVRELVENDRVIGGMSPESSAAAIELYKTFVEGECIITDSRTAEMAKLTENSSRDVQIAFANELSLICDEIDVDVWELIKLANRHPRVNILQPGPGVGGHCIAVDPWFIISKSPDAAKLIHTARKVNDSKPLWVVDKVNQAVGEFLQRHPERNAKSVTIGCYGLAFKPDIDDLRESPAMQIVQKVREVHAGKILVVEPNVESVPTQLGEVELVELEDAVSTCDIHLLLVDHKEFKSTVIDKSKVVIDTKGVWL is encoded by the coding sequence ATGTCGTTTGAAACTGTTTCTGTCATCGGATTAGGCTATATTGGGTTGCCCACAGCCGCAATGTTCGCATCAAAAAGAAAAAAAGTAATCGGAGTGGATATCAACCAGAAGGCGGTAGATACCATTAATCGTGGTGAGATCCATATTGTTGAACCTGAGTTAGATATTTTGGTTCATGCATCCGTGACGCAAGGGTATTTCCGTGCGTCAACCACAGCTGAACCTGCAGACGCTTTTCTGATAGCTGTCCCTACTCCTTTCAAAGCCGGTGGCTCAGTTATACCGGAGCCTGATCTTGGGTATATTGAAGCAGCAGCTAAGTCTATCGCGCCGGTACTTGAAAAAGGTAACCTTGTAGTTTTAGAGTCAACTTCTCCAGTTGGTGCAACGGAGCAATTGGCGGCTTGGCTTGCTGAGTTGAGGCCAGAGCTTACTTTTCCACAGAGCTCAGGTAGCGATGCTGATATCAAAATTGCATATTGTCCAGAGCGTGTTTTGCCAGGCCACGTTGTGCGAGAACTCGTAGAAAACGACAGAGTGATTGGTGGTATGTCTCCTGAAAGCTCTGCCGCGGCAATCGAGCTCTACAAAACGTTTGTCGAGGGAGAATGCATCATCACAGATAGTCGTACTGCAGAAATGGCCAAATTGACAGAAAACAGTAGCCGTGATGTGCAAATTGCCTTTGCAAATGAACTGTCTTTAATCTGTGATGAAATAGATGTCGATGTTTGGGAGCTAATCAAGCTTGCTAACCGTCATCCGCGAGTAAACATTTTACAGCCAGGTCCAGGTGTTGGTGGGCACTGTATTGCTGTTGATCCTTGGTTTATTATTTCGAAATCACCGGATGCTGCTAAGCTAATACACACGGCTAGGAAGGTAAATGATTCAAAGCCTTTGTGGGTAGTCGACAAAGTAAACCAAGCTGTCGGTGAGTTTTTACAACGACATCCCGAACGTAATGCAAAATCTGTGACTATAGGGTGTTACGGACTGGCATTCAAACCTGACATAGATGACTTGAGAGAAAGTCCAGCAATGCAGATTGTACAAAAGGTGAGAGAAGTTCATGCTGGAAAAATTCTAGTCGTAGAACCTAATGTCGAGTCTGTCCCTACGCAATTGGGAGAAGTAGAACTAGTAGAGCTGGAGGACGCTGTATCTACATGCGACATTCACCTATTGTTAGTTGATCATAAAGAGTTTAAGTCTACTGTAATAGACAAGAGTAAGGTTGTAATCGATACGAAAGGGGTTTGGCTGTGA
- the wecB gene encoding UDP-N-acetylglucosamine 2-epimerase (non-hydrolyzing): MAIKILTIFGTRPEAIKMAPLVSSLEQDPRFESKVCVTAQHREMLDQVLGLFQITPDFDLNLMQAGQTLPELTSRILLELTPVLKEFRPDIVAVHGDTATTFSASLAAYYEQIPVAHIEAGLRTGDIYSPWPEEANRRLTGCLTRLHFAPTSKSKKNLLDENYPADCVYVTGNTVIDTLLDVKRKIEKDLSLQEELGGKFPFLDKTKKLILVTGHRRENFGSGFESICRALAAIATEYPDVQIVYPVHLNPSVQEPVNRTLNGLDNVYLIEPQEYLPFVYLMNEAYLILTDSGGIQEEAPSLGKPVLVMRDTTERPEAVEAGTVELVGTDFDRITGAVSKLLNDTNAYKDMSLAHNPYGDGTASKQICDVLATLKKI, translated from the coding sequence ATGGCAATTAAAATTTTAACTATTTTTGGAACTCGGCCCGAAGCAATAAAAATGGCTCCTCTTGTAAGCTCGTTAGAGCAGGATCCTCGGTTTGAGTCTAAAGTATGCGTCACTGCACAGCATAGAGAAATGCTTGATCAAGTGTTGGGTTTATTCCAGATTACCCCTGATTTTGATTTAAACTTGATGCAGGCAGGCCAAACCTTGCCAGAACTGACATCTAGAATTCTCCTTGAACTTACACCTGTTTTAAAAGAGTTTCGTCCTGATATTGTTGCTGTGCACGGAGATACGGCAACGACTTTTTCGGCTAGTTTAGCTGCATATTATGAGCAAATCCCGGTGGCACATATTGAGGCGGGTTTACGGACTGGTGATATTTATTCGCCATGGCCTGAAGAAGCGAATCGCCGTCTTACTGGCTGTCTTACTCGTTTGCACTTTGCTCCTACTAGCAAATCAAAAAAGAACCTTTTAGATGAAAACTATCCAGCAGATTGTGTCTATGTAACTGGAAATACAGTTATTGATACATTGTTAGATGTAAAGCGAAAAATCGAAAAGGATCTTTCACTTCAAGAAGAGCTTGGCGGCAAGTTCCCATTTTTAGATAAAACAAAAAAGTTGATTCTTGTTACAGGCCATCGGCGTGAGAACTTTGGTTCGGGCTTCGAAAGTATTTGTAGAGCTCTAGCCGCTATCGCGACTGAGTATCCAGATGTTCAAATCGTCTATCCGGTGCATTTGAACCCGAGTGTACAGGAACCAGTCAATAGAACTTTAAATGGTCTAGACAATGTTTACTTGATTGAACCTCAGGAATACTTGCCTTTCGTTTACCTAATGAATGAGGCGTATTTGATATTAACGGATTCAGGAGGAATTCAAGAGGAGGCGCCAAGCCTGGGTAAACCAGTTCTGGTGATGAGAGATACGACTGAGAGACCTGAAGCTGTTGAAGCTGGCACTGTTGAGTTGGTAGGTACCGATTTTGATAGAATTACCGGAGCAGTTTCGAAGTTACTCAATGATACTAACGCATACAAAGATATGAGCTTAGCACATAACCCTTATGGTGATGGCACAGCGAGCAAGCAAATTTGTGATGTGTTAGCAACTTTAAAGAAGATCTAA
- the wecA gene encoding UDP-N-acetylglucosamine--undecaprenyl-phosphate N-acetylglucosaminephosphotransferase: MLYLAPLISSFIFCVMAIYIAKPVAIRTGLVDVPNSRKHHDGHIPLIGGVAIYFGVLMSSMLFFEYSVYFSVYIISASFILFLGVLDDKYDLSVRVRIIVQLAIAIFMIFGTGNHLSSFGSIFGFFEFKLGYFGVVITVLGVIGTINAFNMVDGIDGLAGALSLVSFLALGTLLWISGSEWFLLAILFVASIAAFLMFNLRWPSKSMKKVFMGDAGSMLIGFTIIWLLVIGIEQDVKSFRPVTALYIIAIPLMDMVAIMYRRIKKGTSPFKADRDHLHHIFERAGYSRRRALIIISLAAAFIAFLGGFLELRNTPEWIMFSIFIGMFLVYNYALAHVWRILSWLRRK; the protein is encoded by the coding sequence ATGTTATACCTGGCTCCTTTAATATCGTCGTTTATATTTTGCGTCATGGCGATTTATATTGCTAAGCCAGTTGCCATTAGAACTGGGCTTGTTGATGTCCCTAACTCAAGAAAGCATCATGATGGCCATATTCCGTTGATAGGCGGTGTTGCAATATATTTTGGTGTTTTAATGTCATCGATGCTGTTTTTCGAATATAGCGTCTACTTTAGTGTATATATAATTTCGGCCTCATTTATCCTTTTTCTTGGAGTGTTGGATGATAAATATGACCTTTCTGTAAGGGTTAGAATTATAGTGCAGCTAGCGATTGCTATTTTTATGATCTTTGGAACAGGAAATCATTTAAGCTCATTTGGTTCTATATTTGGCTTTTTCGAATTTAAGCTTGGATATTTTGGTGTTGTAATTACTGTGTTGGGTGTTATTGGGACAATTAATGCCTTTAATATGGTAGACGGCATAGATGGGTTGGCAGGAGCATTGAGCCTTGTATCTTTTCTTGCCTTGGGAACATTGCTTTGGATTTCAGGCAGTGAGTGGTTTTTATTAGCTATTCTTTTTGTTGCTTCAATTGCCGCGTTTTTAATGTTCAACCTTCGCTGGCCTAGCAAATCAATGAAAAAAGTTTTCATGGGCGACGCTGGTAGCATGCTGATTGGATTTACAATAATTTGGTTGCTAGTGATTGGTATCGAACAAGATGTTAAGTCTTTTAGACCAGTAACAGCGCTTTATATTATCGCTATTCCATTAATGGATATGGTAGCAATAATGTATCGGAGAATTAAAAAAGGTACTTCGCCTTTCAAAGCAGATAGAGATCACTTACATCATATATTTGAAAGGGCTGGTTATAGCAGACGTAGAGCTTTAATTATAATTTCCCTGGCAGCTGCATTTATTGCATTTTTAGGTGGTTTTTTAGAGCTTAGGAATACACCTGAGTGGATAATGTTTTCCATTTTCATAGGTATGTTTTTAGTCTACAATTATGCTCTAGCGCACGTTTGGCGCATATTAAGCTGGCTGAGACGTAAGTGA
- a CDS encoding Wzz/FepE/Etk N-terminal domain-containing protein → MSSKKVFEISDLPGELDLREICISIWKGKVVVLLFSFVFLCIFAVIAFKMHDVYKSEALLAPVSSQDDSGLASQLGGLASVAGIELSTGGGIDKTSLAIEILQSRKFISEFIEKHNLLVDIMAAKSWDPVQKELSYDPEIYDVKNQQWVRKVDLPRTPKPSRQEAFEAFLDMLDVQYIKKTGLVRISIEHNSPLLAKEWVNLIISEINMTMKERDVNEAKKSLHFLNEQLKTDDITSLRAILYKLLEDETKTIMLAEVRDEYVFTTIDPAIMPEKKEGPKRAMLCILGAFVGLLLGMFTVVSVSAFKGRSEFA, encoded by the coding sequence GTGTCCAGTAAAAAAGTCTTTGAAATATCTGATTTGCCTGGAGAGTTAGACTTAAGAGAAATCTGTATTTCAATATGGAAAGGTAAGGTAGTCGTCTTGCTGTTTTCATTTGTGTTTTTATGCATATTTGCTGTGATAGCTTTTAAAATGCATGACGTATACAAGTCAGAAGCTTTGCTTGCCCCTGTGAGTTCTCAGGATGACAGCGGGCTGGCCTCTCAATTAGGGGGGTTAGCTTCTGTTGCTGGGATTGAACTGAGCACTGGTGGTGGTATAGATAAAACTAGCCTAGCGATTGAGATTTTACAGTCTCGCAAGTTTATTAGTGAGTTCATTGAGAAGCATAATTTATTAGTCGACATAATGGCTGCCAAGTCATGGGATCCCGTCCAGAAAGAGCTTTCATATGACCCTGAAATTTACGATGTAAAGAATCAACAGTGGGTCAGAAAGGTTGACTTACCGCGCACTCCTAAGCCTTCCAGGCAAGAGGCATTTGAGGCATTCCTTGATATGTTGGATGTTCAGTATATTAAGAAAACTGGACTGGTTCGAATTTCTATTGAACACAACTCGCCGCTCTTAGCAAAGGAATGGGTCAATTTAATCATTTCTGAAATTAACATGACAATGAAAGAGCGAGATGTAAATGAAGCAAAGAAAAGCCTTCATTTTCTCAATGAGCAACTAAAGACGGATGATATTACTAGTCTCAGGGCGATCCTATATAAGTTACTGGAAGATGAAACTAAAACAATCATGCTTGCCGAGGTACGAGATGAGTATGTTTTTACCACGATCGATCCTGCGATAATGCCTGAGAAAAAAGAAGGCCCTAAAAGAGCAATGTTATGCATTTTAGGGGCTTTTGTCGGATTACTGTTAGGAATGTTTACTGTTGTATCTGTTTCTGCTTTTAAAGGAAGAAGTGAGTTTGCCTAG